The Dehalococcoidales bacterium genome contains the following window.
CGTCGCGGGCAACTCCGGTATCTATGCCTCGGCCAGAGCGGTGACCGGCGTGGATTCTGACAGGTTCTCCTTTGTGGCCAGCCAGGCGCAGGGCATCGCCTATATCTTGAAGCTCAACCCCGTCAAGACCGGCACTAACAAGACTGCCGGGGCCACCGTGTTTTTTGATATTATTTACCCCGCCACCGGGGAGATATCCATGCCCATCGGGACTCAATAGACGATACGGAAAGCCCGTTTTTTCGGTGCAGATGCAAGATTTTTTTAAAGACGGCAGCGATTTTGTTCTCACGAGGTCTAAGAAAGCCGTCGCGGAGCTGAATGTTCGCCTGTCGGCTTTTACCGGGCGTTTGAACGGCTATAGCGCCATGGCGGTCGCCGGTATGCTGGGACCGCTGCTGCTCATTATCGGCGACCTTACCGCTGGTTTCTCGACGCATGGCTATAATATGGTGCGGGACTCTATCAGCAGTCTGGCGTTAACGCCTATCGGCTGGCTCCAGACGATAGGTTTCCTGGCGCTGGGGCTGCTGATTGAGATATTCGCCGCCGGCCTGCTCTTTAACATAAAACAGGCGCGGTGGTTCCATGCGGGCGTCGCTCTCTTTGTCCTTTTCGGGTTCGCCATGCTGCTTATCGGCGCTTTCCGTACCGACCCCGTTGGCATGGCGCGCACTATCGAGGGACGGATTCATGGGCAGACCGCCACCCTCACCTTTTCCCTCTTCCCCGTGGCTGTCCTGTGCTTTATCCCCAGCATCAAGCGGGACGAAAACTGGCGCGACCTCTACCGCTATTCCGGCGTGACCTTCATCCTGGCGGTCGTGCTCCTGATTATCGTACGGGTAACCCAGGAGGGCAGCGGCTGGTTCGGCTTGGCCGAACGCCTTCTGGTGGCCAATATGGTCTTCTGGGTGGAAGTGGCGGCCATCAAGCTCTTTATGCTCTCCCTCAGGCGCGGCAAAAAAGCGCCGTCCGCCTCATGACCTCTGCCTCCTGTCATTGCGCGGAACCTAGTGACGCAGCAATCTCACCGCTTTCCCTCCCGCTATTTCAGCCGCGCACACCCTTCCCCCCTTTTTTATTTTTACCCTGTATCTTTGTGCCGATTCCTTACCTCATCAGGCATCCCGATGAACGAAGTGAATCGGGAAGATTTGGTATTTGATTTCCCCTTCCAAACTGCCAACAATCGTCCCTCTCCCTGCTGGCGGGGATAGGCTTGT
Protein-coding sequences here:
- a CDS encoding DUF998 domain-containing protein; the protein is MQDFFKDGSDFVLTRSKKAVAELNVRLSAFTGRLNGYSAMAVAGMLGPLLLIIGDLTAGFSTHGYNMVRDSISSLALTPIGWLQTIGFLALGLLIEIFAAGLLFNIKQARWFHAGVALFVLFGFAMLLIGAFRTDPVGMARTIEGRIHGQTATLTFSLFPVAVLCFIPSIKRDENWRDLYRYSGVTFILAVVLLIIVRVTQEGSGWFGLAERLLVANMVFWVEVAAIKLFMLSLRRGKKAPSAS